From one Bradyrhizobium sp. Ash2021 genomic stretch:
- a CDS encoding 5-formyltetrahydrofolate cyclo-ligase gives MIDEDDDTSGSSACITHEVDPAHSGLSLADGVPKHSDVLRWRKAERARLIKERLEMSTSTRKSYSDLIAELLDVAIGDLSGRVVSGYWPFRGEPDLRGWLERLESRGGRCALPVVIETKAPLVFRIWGRGEKLERGVWDIPVPAAGKEVSPDVMIAPIVGYDRDAYRLGYGGGYFDRTLAATPKRPLIIGVGYSQAAMPTIYPELHDIPMDKIVTERGIFIRAAKSGESARNSHDTNGGSYL, from the coding sequence ATGATTGACGAAGATGATGATACCAGCGGCTCTTCTGCTTGCATCACTCATGAAGTTGATCCTGCCCATTCAGGACTTTCGCTAGCCGACGGCGTTCCGAAGCATTCGGATGTATTGCGTTGGCGAAAGGCGGAGAGAGCGAGGCTAATCAAGGAACGCCTTGAGATGAGCACCAGCACGCGCAAGAGCTACTCCGATCTCATCGCAGAGCTGCTCGATGTGGCGATTGGCGATCTATCCGGGCGCGTCGTGAGCGGGTATTGGCCGTTCCGCGGCGAACCCGATTTGCGTGGATGGCTCGAACGCCTTGAATCACGCGGCGGCCGATGTGCACTGCCGGTGGTCATCGAGACGAAAGCGCCGCTTGTGTTTCGCATATGGGGACGCGGCGAGAAGTTGGAGCGTGGGGTGTGGGACATTCCGGTACCCGCCGCCGGGAAAGAAGTTTCCCCGGATGTCATGATCGCACCGATCGTTGGCTATGACCGGGACGCGTACAGGCTCGGCTATGGCGGTGGCTATTTCGACAGGACACTCGCCGCCACCCCGAAGCGACCGCTGATCATCGGAGTCGGATACAGCCAAGCCGCGATGCCCACGATCTACCCTGAGCTACATGATATTCCGATGGACAAGATTGTGACCGAACGGGGCATCTTCATCCGTGCGGCCAAGTCCGGTGAATCCGCGCGGAATTCGCACGACACGAACGGCGGATCCTATTTGTGA
- the panB gene encoding 3-methyl-2-oxobutanoate hydroxymethyltransferase encodes MAEAPARKKVTINTLMAKMKKGEPITQLAAYDYRTAVIADRLGMDILCVSDTGGMILFGHKSTVSVSFDEVMMMSKAIDRGSKYGLRMVDMPYWSFHVSPEQAVANAGRFVHEANAEVMKCEGNKYHARNIEAIVRAGIPVQGHVGITPMRMPQLGGFVAQGKTAKRAKEMVEDAKAMVDAGCFSILCEVTTSEVAEYLAQTLPVPVISLGAGNAAHGVHIISSDLFHLWEEHVPRHSRIYTDLIPIMEDVISRYMKDVVNRAYPAEKETVFMSPEECLSFAQDMKWERKIDELRSAAKKTA; translated from the coding sequence ATGGCTGAGGCGCCGGCAAGGAAAAAGGTCACCATCAATACATTGATGGCGAAGATGAAGAAGGGCGAGCCGATCACGCAGCTTGCCGCCTATGATTATCGCACCGCGGTCATTGCCGACCGCCTCGGCATGGATATCCTCTGCGTATCCGATACCGGCGGCATGATCCTGTTCGGCCACAAGAGCACGGTCTCGGTGAGCTTCGACGAGGTCATGATGATGTCGAAGGCGATCGACCGCGGCTCCAAATATGGCCTGCGCATGGTCGACATGCCGTACTGGAGCTTCCACGTTTCGCCGGAACAGGCGGTGGCCAACGCCGGTCGTTTCGTGCACGAAGCCAATGCCGAGGTGATGAAATGCGAAGGCAACAAGTATCACGCCAGGAATATTGAGGCGATCGTGCGCGCCGGCATTCCGGTGCAGGGCCATGTTGGCATCACCCCGATGCGCATGCCGCAGCTTGGCGGCTTTGTCGCGCAAGGCAAGACCGCCAAGCGGGCCAAGGAAATGGTCGAAGATGCCAAGGCGATGGTCGATGCCGGCTGCTTCTCGATCCTGTGCGAAGTGACGACGTCGGAAGTTGCCGAATACCTGGCCCAGACGCTGCCGGTTCCGGTCATCAGCCTCGGCGCCGGCAATGCCGCGCATGGCGTGCACATTATCTCTTCGGATCTGTTCCATCTCTGGGAAGAGCACGTGCCGCGGCATTCGCGCATCTACACCGACCTGATACCGATTATGGAAGACGTGATCTCCCGATACATGAAGGACGTCGTGAATCGCGCCTATCCGGCCGAGAAGGAAACGGTGTTTATGAGCCCGGAAGAGTGTCTTTCATTCGCCCAAGACATGAAGTGGGAACGCAAGATCGACGAATTGCGGTCCGCCGCCAAAAAGACCGCCTGA
- a CDS encoding sulfite exporter TauE/SafE family protein translates to MGRERRQTAVARSVPWPSHVLSGLNSLRAQAVADRHERALSNTRLLIVGAGTGFLSSISGTGSPLVVAPIIISMSVPVLVAVGLSQVIQLPVAIVATFGNVLYGQFNLELGGVLAVYLIVGSCLELAHLVPRATLRWIISVVLVVVGAFILGNVI, encoded by the coding sequence ATGGGCCGTGAGCGTCGTCAAACCGCTGTTGCTAGAAGCGTGCCTTGGCCTTCTCACGTTTTGTCGGGGCTCAATTCGCTAAGGGCGCAAGCGGTGGCCGACAGGCACGAGCGCGCTCTATCCAACACGCGGCTGCTTATCGTCGGAGCGGGGACCGGGTTTTTATCATCAATCAGCGGCACTGGGAGCCCGCTGGTGGTCGCGCCGATCATCATTTCCATGAGCGTGCCGGTGCTGGTCGCCGTCGGACTGAGTCAAGTCATTCAGCTTCCGGTCGCGATCGTCGCAACGTTCGGTAATGTCCTCTACGGACAGTTTAACCTGGAGTTGGGAGGCGTTCTGGCAGTGTATTTGATTGTCGGATCTTGCCTTGAGCTTGCGCATTTAGTGCCGCGCGCGACCTTACGCTGGATCATATCGGTCGTGCTTGTAGTTGTTGGGGCCTTCATTCTTGGAAATGTCATCTGA
- a CDS encoding TSUP family transporter has translation MLLGLTSGLMIGCIGIGGVILVSALAFVADVPIQISIPAAMMAYVLSGLVATPVFAHNRSIRWGMATWLCVGAPPTAFVGAWAVSVVKPLLLEACLGLLTFCRGSIR, from the coding sequence GTGCTTCTTGGGCTGACGTCAGGTTTGATGATTGGGTGCATCGGAATTGGCGGTGTTATTCTTGTGTCGGCGCTGGCGTTTGTTGCCGACGTTCCAATTCAGATCAGCATTCCGGCGGCGATGATGGCGTATGTCTTGTCGGGCCTCGTCGCGACGCCAGTGTTTGCGCACAACAGATCCATCCGCTGGGGCATGGCGACATGGCTGTGCGTGGGCGCGCCGCCGACCGCGTTCGTCGGGGCATGGGCCGTGAGCGTCGTCAAACCGCTGTTGCTAGAAGCGTGCCTTGGCCTTCTCACGTTTTGTCGGGGCTCAATTCGCTAA
- a CDS encoding LysR family transcriptional regulator substrate-binding protein, translating to MSPVLPFMLQGLREKYPGLRVDVQFIGNEAMKLGLNNFALDVAMTYLDKADLGRKNTLPVYSEQLSLLVPDTAEFQNRKTITWKEAAQYPLAMLRSSMHERRFVDQVFAGVGCVPEAQIESESILHLMFQVQFTELCTIIPSHFAHAPGLHRGTRALPLVDPIVSQEVGLFWTEGEIMLPMAGAFVSIVRKMNKSGELRKRLEGDHATVYDGPTRSRATTI from the coding sequence ATGTCGCCGGTGCTGCCGTTCATGCTGCAGGGCCTCCGGGAGAAATATCCCGGTCTGCGCGTCGACGTCCAATTCATCGGTAACGAAGCGATGAAGCTTGGACTTAACAATTTCGCGCTTGACGTCGCGATGACCTATCTCGACAAGGCGGATCTTGGACGCAAGAACACGCTGCCGGTCTACAGCGAGCAATTGAGCCTGCTCGTCCCCGACACTGCAGAATTCCAAAATCGCAAAACGATCACATGGAAGGAAGCTGCGCAGTACCCGCTTGCGATGCTGCGTTCGTCGATGCATGAGCGCCGGTTTGTCGACCAGGTGTTCGCTGGCGTCGGCTGTGTGCCGGAGGCGCAGATCGAATCTGAATCGATTTTGCACTTGATGTTCCAGGTCCAATTCACCGAACTTTGCACGATTATCCCGTCGCATTTCGCCCACGCGCCAGGGCTTCATCGCGGAACGCGCGCGCTCCCTCTGGTCGATCCGATCGTCAGTCAAGAGGTCGGTTTGTTCTGGACCGAAGGAGAGATCATGCTGCCAATGGCCGGTGCTTTCGTTTCTATCGTACGCAAGATGAACAAGTCTGGTGAGTTGCGCAAACGCCTCGAAGGCGATCACGCCACCGTCTACGACGGACCGACCAGGAGTCGCGCAACAACAATCTAG
- the folD gene encoding bifunctional methylenetetrahydrofolate dehydrogenase/methenyltetrahydrofolate cyclohydrolase FolD translates to MTAITIDGNAVAAKIRNECRERVKRLVARGATPPGLAVILVGSDPASEVYVRNKIRACNDVGIRSLELRFPPDVSQQVVVEKIEDLNQDPSIHGILVQLPLPPSFDIAKILHTISVEKDVDGFHLYNVGGLVAGGTVFPPCTPYGVVKLLEHERIPIEGKNVVVVGASNIVGKPMALMLMQHEATVSICHAKTRDLAQFTILADILIVAAGRPRLILPEMVRTGAVVIDVGINRLKDGTLVGDVDYAGVAAKASYITPVPGGVGPMTVSMLLYNTIGSCERWQQQVTIPIPTSGISSLVAAN, encoded by the coding sequence GTGACCGCAATCACTATCGACGGTAATGCAGTTGCTGCGAAGATTCGCAACGAGTGCCGCGAGCGTGTAAAACGCCTTGTTGCTCGAGGCGCTACGCCGCCGGGCCTTGCTGTAATACTTGTTGGATCGGATCCCGCTTCAGAGGTCTATGTACGAAATAAGATTCGTGCCTGTAATGACGTTGGAATTCGTTCGCTGGAGCTTCGTTTTCCGCCCGACGTGAGCCAGCAAGTTGTCGTCGAAAAAATTGAGGATCTCAATCAAGATCCTTCCATTCACGGCATTCTTGTTCAACTGCCGCTGCCGCCTTCATTCGATATCGCCAAAATACTGCATACGATTTCCGTCGAGAAGGATGTCGACGGGTTTCATCTCTATAATGTTGGCGGACTCGTGGCCGGCGGAACGGTATTTCCGCCCTGCACACCCTATGGGGTTGTGAAGCTACTTGAACACGAGCGGATCCCGATCGAGGGCAAAAATGTCGTCGTGGTGGGAGCGAGCAATATCGTCGGCAAGCCAATGGCGCTGATGCTGATGCAGCATGAGGCGACCGTTAGCATCTGCCACGCCAAGACGAGAGATTTGGCGCAGTTCACAATCCTGGCTGATATTCTAATCGTAGCCGCCGGACGGCCGAGGCTCATTCTTCCCGAGATGGTGCGCACCGGCGCGGTGGTTATCGATGTGGGCATCAATCGTCTCAAGGATGGGACCTTGGTTGGCGACGTCGACTACGCTGGCGTCGCGGCGAAGGCATCCTACATCACGCCCGTGCCCGGCGGGGTTGGCCCCATGACGGTATCGATGCTGCTGTACAACACAATCGGATCCTGCGAACGATGGCAGCAGCAAGTAACGATTCCAATTCCAACGAGTGGCATAAGCTCTCTGGTTGCCGCAAACTAG